GGCGCTTCCGCAGGGACTCTGGGAAGGCTGCTGGGGACTGTACCCTCAAGGGCTTGCAGTGCAAAGCCGGTGACAACTGGCCTGCCCTGGAAAAACCGGCTGTGAAaactgggaaaggaaagaactGGCATGAGCCCAGTCAGAAATGCAATAGCTGTGAGCATTCGCTGGATGAGGTCTTTGATGAGGGGGCAAAGAGGGAGGATGGTGCCATTTCCTACCATCCCACCCCAAAGAGACTGGCCAGCCTGAATGCTGTGGCTTTCCTGAAGCTGACCCATGAGAAAGACCAACCCCTGAAACAGAGGAGTAAATCGGACGGAGAGGGCAAGTCCGAGAACCACTGTTCGAAATCTACACTCAAATGGGCCAAAGCCGGACGGAAGAACTGTGTCAAATCCAAGAAGGAAGTGGCTAGCTTAAAAATGGATGGGCAGCACGGATGGCAAGGCCAGACCCTGGGCACGTTTgggaaaggggagcagcaggactctTCCAGGCTCTATGGGACAACAGAGCCCGTCCCCTATGAGTCGCTGTCTGGCTCCTATGCCAGCACGGAGGGCTTCTACCACAGACTGCCTTTGCTCATGGGAGGACAAGCTTCCATGAAGCCAGAGTATGGAAGACCTGGAGAGAAATCCCCAACCCCCAAACAGGAATTTCATCAGCCTTCCTTTCCCGTGCAGCAGTTCCCTCCCTTGCCTGTGCCCGGGAATCACGCGGATTGTGGATGTCTCTATGAATCCTCAGATCTGACTCCGTTGAACGGGTTTTATGTTTATTATGGCCAAAGCGGATACAGTGGCTATTCCCCCTGCTCCATTTATCCCAAGGACGAGCTGTCGCAGGCTGCGACCTGCGAGGGGCTCCTGGTATCTTCCGGTTCCTTGCCATCAGGTGCTCATTTCCAGCCCCTGCACTGGTGCAGCTCTCCGTACTGCTGCGGGGAGGGAGCGGCCGTGAGCAGCTACAGCGTCTGCGGCGTGGTGCATGTGCCGGAGGGCAGGATCGGCAGCGTGCATGCTGGACGGAACAGCTACCCCTACAAAATGCCTTTCGCAGCAGGTAAGGTGCAAAGTGCATGCAAATCCCGGTCGGCgttcctgggagaagagggtGGCTCGGCGCGGTGCCTGCTTGCCTGGAGGCTGGATCCCTCTGCGAGCAGTTCTCAGCTCCACAGCCGAGCTGCGGCTTGGAAGGGATCCGCCTTCCACCTCCCCTTCCCCCGTTTTTTTGCCCGGAGGGTTTTTCCCACTGAAAGGTCTTGTTGgtgaggaaagcagagaatCGGTGAAAGGATTTTGGCATCGAGAAGTTGACTCACGGTTTGTCACGCTGGAGCTAAGTCTGAGCTTTGATCTGTGTAAAACGAGCAGGGTTCAGTTCCTGCACGCCATCCTGCTGTGCCACTGAGCCGAGGGTCGGGAGCACACCAGCATGAGTTACTTCTCCCATCCCAAAGCCTCACTCTGGGGGCTGAGGCATCCTCACAGAGCCTGTGGAAAAGCAGGCATTGCCTCCGCTGTTAGACTCCAGTGGTgccagctgggggctgctggcttTTTGGATTCCATGAATCGATCAGAGCTGGCAGGTCTGCATAGGGAGTTTCACTGTGGTGGTCTAAGTGCCAGGCACACTGTTAGTTTGGGAATTCTTGAGCCCATCTTTGCTGTCTGTCTGACAATGAAGCACTGGAATGAGAAGGGGTGAGGGAGTATGGAAAAGTCGTTACCTGCCGGGCTCTCCTCTGTCCCCGACTGCTTTTCAGACTTCCTGCTTTATCTTGGAGCTTTGCCTCTGCCattgaaaaatacctttttaaatatttaaaagtggAGCGCTGTGTGGGGGTTATCAGACACCAGTACTGTGTGTAACGCCAGGCTGGACAGTGCTGCGAACAGTTGGTCTGTAGAGgaggctgctctccagctgctgggagtgcCAGCGTGGGATCTTTCCACTAACCACGTGTTCCAGCCAAGAGCTGGCATGACTTACCCACTGAGAACAGATTTTCAGGTAGGTGGATGGAGTTTTGGTTCAAGCGAGGCTTTGTCATCTTCCGTTGTAGGAAGCTGCTGAAGCTCAGGAGTGTTTGGTTGAAgtgtaatttctgttttcccgAAATATCCCCGCTGTCATGGTGCTGCTTCCTACGGCAGCAGCCAGACAGGGCTCGCTGGTAGCTTCAGAGCTCTTGAAAGGGGAATGCTCACAAGACAACCAGCTCAGCAGTGTGTTCTTGCCTGACAGTTTCTGTGTAGTGCCCCGAGGTCATACCAGTCTACTTTGTTCCTCAGCTTTTGCATGCTAGTGCCTCTGATTTTGTGCAGCCAGAAGGATGCAGGCAGTGCAGACAAGAGTATtttccagagctcagccctccctgtgGATTCAGTGATTTCTCCTGGTGCTGGCAAGGGCAGCAGCAGTTCCAGGAGTGAATATTTGCTAGTGTGTCACCCCGCTGCTGAGATCTCCCTTGCTGTGATTTCCTAGCTGGGAGCAACTTGGATTTAAAAACCTATAACACCAGAATCATTGAGATTTTGGCTTGTGGATTGAAGAATATAAGGAGGTCTCGGAGAATATTGATGGGGCCTTAGGGATtgatttttatataattatGCACctctggaatattttccttccctggagTGGAGCATTTTAGTGAGCTGAAGGAGCACTTTGGCTGCAAGCAGCAGGCTCCCATCAGAGAGGGATCCAGCCTGATATGCCAAATGCTGTGTGTTACATCTGTCTGATTTGGTGTCTTCCAGGTATTTTTAGGGAAATATCAGTGTCTGTGGTACAAATCCAGGGACTGGGCTGTGATCTTGGGTAGTGGTTGGGCAGTGTGGAAGCAGAgtggtgggaaggagctgggacaggctgtgaGAGCTGCCTTAGTGCCAGTGCCGTTGGAGAGACTGGAAGTGTGTGTGACCAAGGAAGGAGTCCCAGGGGTGCCAGGAAGAGCAGTTCTGCACCAGGGCTCTGATGTTCAGTAAAGATTTTTGTGAAGCTTTATCCTGCTCTAGCTCAAacttaaaagctgttttttttaagcaaaatacCTGAGAGGTGATTCCTTGCTCCATGTGTCCTGTGCCTGCCAGTGCCTGGGGTTCCTGTGGCATTTGCTACACGGGGTTGatttgattgattgattgattgattgattgattgatcaGAATGATCTGTGGCATCCCTTGCACTCATAGCTCCCCAGTGGCTTGGCTGCAGCCCTTAGGGAGGGTAAGGTGGGGAGGCAGGAGTCCCAGCAGTTCtttggctggagctgtgtggatTTGGGTGGAATTTTCCCTTCAGATTTGTAAGCTCTGATCTGAGGCAAATCCTGGAACCTGACTGGAGCTGTGCTTTGGTCACCCCAAAAAGCACAGTCTCCTGTTTAGGGAGCAGGGGTGCATGATGTATTGGTCCAGGAGCTCTTTTCCTGCTGATAGGGCATAATTACAACTGGTTCTTCCCTTGGCCTGGGTTGAGACTTGTTTGTGACTCCTGAGTGGAACAATGTATTTCTGGGATGCTCTGAGAGGCAGCGTCAGCCAAATTCCAACCTGCTGAGGttcctctgtctgctgcagggacacagttTTGCTGAGGATGCAGCATCTTGTGGTTGTGTTCCACCTTGTTTCATCTTTCTGTACTTAATTTGGAGAATCTTCTCAATTTTCCCTGATTAGTAGAATTTGGCTTTTTGAAAGAAGCTGGCTGCTTTTGCCAGTGTGATTTAATCCTTCTCATTGTTTCAATAagccttttatttcttttatacaTATTGACAGGCTGGAACTGCTTTGGACACTGGCCAGCCTTGTGTGTATTCCTGGCTGGCATTACTTGGGATTCAGATGGGTTTGTTGTGGTGCAGTGTCATCTGCGGAGCACTGGAACACGCAAGCTCAgaaatggttttgcttttacAATCCGGTGACGgtgcaaaatgaaattatagCCTGGAGAGTCTTTACAGCTATAGTGCAATAAAGGGGATTTCGGGCAAAAGCGGCCACGGTGTGGGACAGTCCTGGCTGTGTAGTTGCTTTATGCTCCAGATGAGATCCGTGActcatttcttcccttcccttagAAGGCTGCAAGTCTCTGGACCAGCTGAACCTCACAATCCCGGTGGCAGGACACCCCGCGTCGCCTGCCCACCCGCTCTCAGGATGTCCTGTGCCCAGCGTGCCGCCAGCTGCAGAGCCCGTTCCTCACCTGCAGACCCCCAACTCTGACCCTCAGACCATGGCCCGAGAATGTCCTCAGAGCTCCAAGCCTCCCAGCGGCTCCAAGTCCGGGCTGCGGAATACTCCAGGCTGCCTGCATGCCTCCAACAGTAAAGCAGCGGGCGTCCATTCCCACCCCAAGCAGCAGCGGATCAGCCGGCGCAGAGCCACCAACGGCTGGATCCCCGTGGGCACGGCCTGTGAGAAGGCCGTCTACGTCGTGGTAGGTGTctgagtgctggggctgggaggggacagccgcCTGTGAACCTCCAGGCGTGAAGGCTTGGGAGTTGTGGGGCCCTCTTCCAGCTGGAGATGGTCACTAGGTGCTGTCTAGAACCTTCTGGTGAAATTCTGATGGgagcagaggcactgctggctctgttCCCCGTGTGTCCTGGTGTTACCTTGCACGGTGTGGTTTTGGAGGGGAGGAgaacctgctgctcctgtgctggccTCAGCTCAAAGGTGACGGATCCTCCCAGCTCCGGCATGTACAAGGGTGGCACCCGAGGCACGTGGGAGTCCATCCTGCTGGGATCATCCTCCACTGCTTCCTCCCGGGTAGGGCAAACCTGTCTGAGAAGCTGAGGGTTGTTGTAGCCTCCATTACAAGGGGCACATTTAGAGGCAGCTCTCATAAGGTGGCTCTCACTTAGGGTGTCTGTAGCCCCACAAGAATCTCCCAACACACAGAGGACTGAGACAGTCTAGTGGCTCCCAGGTGGAATTTTTCTAGCACTCAAAATCCCCTTTCTTGTAACTTGCATGGTGGCACGGCCAGTTGCTTCTCCAGGGATTTCCTGTCTGTACTTTCCCATTTGTTGCATTCAGGGGCAGAGTCTGGTTCCTGTAAGATGGGAGATTTCCTGCCAGAAAATTCAATTAGGTCCAGTCAAGTCCACTTCAATTGTGAGAGAAGGCAATATTCTTCATCTTAGTAAAGCATTAGAGCTTGAAATGGGCCCCACGTGGTGTCTAGGAAGGTGGGACAAGGCACTGATGTACAGTAGATGTCAGGAGGAAGGAGGGCCATGGTCCAGGCAggatctgtgctgctgcttggtgTGGTGGCACAACCtcaggctgctgagagcagcagccagggcaggttttGGAGCTTTAGCCTTTAGGAGTGTGTCCAGGTGCCAAGGACTGTGCCAGAACGAGGCCTCTCAAGGCCAGGGACTGGCCTTGTGCATCCATGCCTTGGGCTGTCACACCCCAAAGGAGCAGCGAGGCATTAATCTCCTTAAGATGCTTCCAATCCTGCCTGGGAGATCTGGCAGGAGGTTAAACCATCCTGCTCAGGCgttctgaaatgaaaaccagtgcaaaagcaaactaaaaatGCCTGGTTCATGGTCCCAAAAGTGATTATTTTGTACTGTCAGAGTGTACAAAGGAATCATTGGCAGTCCTACTAAGGAAGGCTTTTGCCACGGCCTCCCTGCCACTCCTTGCCCTGTTTTTgtcaaatatttcatgttttattgGGTTTTTACCATGTTTGTATCAGAGAAAGAGCATCCAAAGCACAATATTCAGTGCCTTtgaatgggaaaaagaaaaagtaggcCTCCAGGTAGGCAGGTGGAAAGGTGATTTTCCTGAAGATTGTGGTTTTGTGTGCAGAATGGGAGGAGTGagtgtgttttcatttgcaatCAGAGTATGAATTTCAGCAATTAGTGCTTTTGTGAGATACGCTGTCCCCCTGGTGAGCTGCCCctcactgccagcactggggaggaGAACCCTGCAGTCACCCTTTGCCTGTTGACTGGGTTGTTTTGGTTCCTGTGTGTGCAGAACGAGCCGGAGCCGGCCGTGCGCAAGAGCTACCAGGCTGTGGAGAGGGACGGGGAGATCATCCGGGTGCGGGACACCGTGCTCCTCAAATCCGGGCCCCGCAAGAAATCCATGCCCTACGTCGCCAAGATCTCTGCACTCTGGGAGGACCCCAAGACAGGTACTGTGCCAGGAGAGCGTGTGTGGGCTCAacaggaggcagggaaggaatggATCtagggagagctgcaggctggtTAGGGTGCCAGGGCGATGGAGCGGAGATGAGCGCCATGGCTTCCATTTGGATTGTTCCAGGAACTGAAATGCTCCTTAATCATTCATCTGGGGTTGATAAATGGAAATCTTCCCGGATATGGAAGCACAGAATATTTGCCAAGTGCCCGTCTTCGCAGCTCTCTCCCGTATTATTTCATTGCTCAAACATCGGgggagctgctgtttgctccaATCCAACATCTGGTCTGGGAGCTGTTGGGAGCAGggctcttctgcagcagctctgatggACCCCAGTAGAGCTGGGGATGGAAGTTGTGGGGCCTTATGGTGAGATCTGGTGTCTAGCTGGCAATCCCTGAGCCAAGGATGCTGAACCAAATGCTTTAAAGTAGAGGTCGTGcttaaaaagggggaaaacaaaccccaaaaattctGTGTAAAAGACATAAGTCAAGGTATGGTGAGGCCCACGGTGGTTGTGTCAGTGCAGCAGCAATTCTTCCCTGAACCTGGGAATCAATGCTGCAGGTTCCCACCTTTGGACGCGCATCTTTTCCAGCTTGTGTGCTGAATGGATTCTTTTTTGCCGGCGAAAACATTTAGTTCTTGAATCTTTGGGGAGTTTTTTGTGCCTGACTTCCTTGGGATGTTGTAACCTGAGTAGGAGGAGGCGAAGGTGTAGTGGAAAAGCAACATGACCGACTCCATGCAGCTTCTTGCTGGAACAAAGGGACACCTAGTTCAGCATGAAATATTTATCAGCCGCAGCTGCCTCTCCGTGAGCACTGTGGGAATGAAGGGgttggagcagcaggaggaagctggGAATGAGTAGGAAAACGCTCGGAGAAAGCTGAGGCTTGACTTGTTTCAATCTGTGCTGTTGCAGGGGAGCTGATGATGAGCCTCCTGTGGTATTACAGACCAGAGCACACTCAGGGAGGCCGCAACCCCAGCATGCACCAGGTGAGTCCCCATGGGCAGGGCATCCTgggctctctgtgctcctgcaggagggggGCACTACCCCAACATCTCCCTGCATTCCTGGGTGGCCTCCAGCTGAGTACAGCAGAGTGATCTTGGCTGTGATGCAGCTGTTGCCAGATGTGTTGAGTGATGGTGTCCTGTAGTTGGGCTTTTCCCCCAGATTTATTGTCCTGTGGAGAAAATCTGGGCTCTTAAAAAAGCTGCTGAGTTCCTTACATGGAGGCTCTAACAGAAACTGCTGAGTGTTGATGTTTCTCCCTTTAATCTGAGAAAATTCCACATCTTAagtaaaaagtaatttttgacTGTTACCTGAAGAATAAGGAAGAATAAGTTTATACTGAATCAAGATCAGACACCTTTCCAAAAGCATATTCTAATTCCTACAGGACTGCAGAGCCTGATGCAaaagctcctgctgccattttGCAGGAAACTGAAGTGCCTATGTCATGTGctgccttttaataaatcccttaATCTGCTTCTTAAACTCCAAAAACGTGTTAGTTTTGTACAGAAACGTGGATGCATCATCCATGCCCTGCGTAGATTTATGATGAGAACTAAAGTTTGGATTGAGGATGCTGTGCCAGGATAATGgagttgctttttaaagaaaaaatatgtgaattaCTGTGACTTCGCACCTTGCTCTGCTTTGCATGAGCTTGTGTTGGGTGACAGAACAAGCTGGTTTTAACTGGGAATGAAGAATTCATTGCTGTGTTCAACCCAATTTTAAAAACTTGGTGCTTTATTAATTTCtattacttttttaaataaaaagggaggGAGGGTATGAGAGCAGCCAGAGAATTGTAACTGCCTCGTTTGCGTGTACAGGTGAGTTTCTAAACCAAAATGTGGGACTTTATAAATGAAAGGTGAGTGTATCCAGTTGCATTTCAGTCCAGAGAGAATGCCAGAAGGAATTAAGCCAGGTTTTTGCAAACCCACTTAAATTACACAGTTCTTCAAACAAGAGAGGGCTTGGGCTaagggctgggccaggcttGCCAGGGTGACTCAGGTAGTTTTGACTCAAGGATTAAACCAGAACCCCAAGGTGCAGAAGGCAGGTGTGgcattcccagtgtccctgaTCAACCCTGTCCCCAGATGTTCACCTTTTTGTGAATTTTCCCttccagcaaagcagaaatggaGCCTGCAGGGAATGCTTCCAGACTTGTGTAGGGCATCCATGTTCCCAGAGATCATCTCTGCTGATCTAACCATACCTGAAATTCTTCTCAGTGGCTCTGTCTGTGTTCCCCTGTGTATAACagatcctgcctgctgcagagccaaaTTTCCTAAATTACTCTGGGAAAAATTGTAGAGAAGTTTGCCAACAGAGGTTGTGGCTGATCCTCCTTGGATGTGTTCCAGGCCAAGTTGGATAGGGCTtgaagcaacctggtctagtgtccctgcccatggcaggcgGTGGAATGAGATAATCCTTAAGGTCCCCACCAACCCAAACCATAGCAGGAttctattccatgattctgaaAAAAGCTGTTGCTACTTCTCTCACTAAACTAGCCTTTTTAATTGAATTGGGAGGAGGAAGTGGTTGGATAAGAACGGTTTCTTTAAGTTTTTAAGATTTAAAGATGGATTAGAGAATCCAGGAGGAAAGGGGATACCGAGGGGTGCAGCCAGCCATGGCCCTGCTTCTGAAGAGCTTTGTGACATTGGAAATTCATGGGATAT
This sequence is a window from Serinus canaria isolate serCan28SL12 chromosome 5, serCan2020, whole genome shotgun sequence. Protein-coding genes within it:
- the BAHD1 gene encoding bromo adjacent homology domain-containing 1 protein isoform X2 gives rise to the protein MTHARKKQLFLLKHPAGSAGQASSPTSSRRMDRANAEQRDGDASEAPKCPSGFVGNNKSKSLREVRKTYPLRRRLLPSVSKKTCKVLLTRLEDVAGTLSKQTPSCKKKHLASWVEGLGSALFSEQVQPVGAGKSDSSGEKCTVTYPGPEQDFDPAPSEPRKRRLASLNAEAVNNLLFERDDGLLSSRRFRRDSGKAAGDCTLKGLQCKAGDNWPALEKPAVKTGKGKNWHEPSQKCNSCEHSLDEVFDEGAKREDGAISYHPTPKRLASLNAVAFLKLTHEKDQPLKQRSKSDGEGKSENHCSKSTLKWAKAGRKNCVKSKKEVASLKMDGQHGWQGQTLGTFGKGEQQDSSRLYGTTEPVPYESLSGSYASTEGFYHRLPLLMGGQASMKPEYGRPGEKSPTPKQEFHQPSFPVQQFPPLPVPGNHADCGCLYESSDLTPLNGFYVYYGQSGYSGYSPCSIYPKDELSQAATCEGLLVSSGSLPSGAHFQPLHWCSSPYCCGEGAAVSSYSVCGVVHVPEGRIGSVHAGRNSYPYKMPFAAEGCKSLDQLNLTIPVAGHPASPAHPLSGCPVPSVPPAAEPVPHLQTPNSDPQTMARECPQSSKPPSGSKSGLRNTPGCLHASNSKAAGVHSHPKQQRISRRRATNGWIPVGTACEKAVYVVNEPEPAVRKSYQAVERDGEIIRVRDTVLLKSGPRKKSMPYVAKISALWEDPKTGELMMSLLWYYRPEHTQGGRNPSMHQNEIFASRHQDENSVACIEEKCYVLTFAEYCRFCALAKRRVEGIPGRKTIMVPPSEEYSTPLHRKVPEDTDPELVFLCRHVYDFRHGRILKNPQ
- the BAHD1 gene encoding bromo adjacent homology domain-containing 1 protein isoform X1, which translates into the protein MTHARKKQLFLLKHPAGSAGQASSPTSSRRMDRANAEQRDGDASEAPKCPSGFVGNNKSKSLREVRKTYPLRRRLLPSVSKKTCKVLLTRLEDVAGTLSKQTPSCKKKHLASWVEGLGSALFSEQVQPVGAGKSDSSGEKCTVTYPGPEQDFDPAPSEPRKRRLASLNAEAVNNLLFERDDGLLSSRRFRRDSGKAAGDCTLKGLQCKAGDNWPALEKPAVKTGKGKNWHEPSQKCNSCEHSLDEVFDEGAKREDGAISYHPTPKRLASLNAVAFLKLTHEKDQPLKQRSKSDGEGKSENHCSKSTLKWAKAGRKNCVKSKKEVASLKMDGQHGWQGQTLGTFGKGEQQDSSRLYGTTEPVPYESLSGSYASTEGFYHRLPLLMGGQASMKPEYGRPGEKSPTPKQEFHQPSFPVQQFPPLPVPGNHADCGCLYESSDLTPLNGFYVYYGQSGYSGYSPCSIYPKDELSQAATCEGLLVSSGSLPSGAHFQPLHWCSSPYCCGEGAAVSSYSVCGVVHVPEGRIGSVHAGRNSYPYKMPFAAGCKSLDQLNLTIPVAGHPASPAHPLSGCPVPSVPPAAEPVPHLQTPNSDPQTMARECPQSSKPPSGSKSGLRNTPGCLHASNSKAAGVHSHPKQQRISRRRATNGWIPVGTACEKAVYVVNEPEPAVRKSYQAVERDGEIIRVRDTVLLKSGPRKKSMPYVAKISALWEDPKTGELMMSLLWYYRPEHTQGGRNPSMHQNEIFASRHQDENSVACIEEKCYVLTFAEYCRFCALAKRRVEGIPGRKTIMVPPSEEYSTPLHRKVPEDTDPELVFLCRHVYDFRHGRILKNPQ